One Halalkalicoccus sp. NIPERK01 DNA window includes the following coding sequences:
- a CDS encoding cation diffusion facilitator family transporter has protein sequence MNRASAVRRVGFLVLGANLGLVVAKAVVWFQTGSLAVGSEAVNSLTDVIYSFVILAGLYLTTQPPDTDHPHGHERIEPLVSLFIAIAIFAAGGVILWQAARALYSGQVAVTTGPAAVVVLLGAGVVKLGLYRYCLRAGNDYNSPALVATGLDSRNDVLTVGAALVGVVGARAGYPVLDPLAAVIVSIGIFYTGWEVLRDNVDYLIGRAPPEDLHAEIVRRTIAHPDVEGVHDVVAHYVGPEIDVSLHIEVEGERTLLEAHEIETEIVRAVRDLPEIDDVFVHIDPKELGEWKEDEAADRLLEFDGDG, from the coding sequence GTGAACCGGGCCTCGGCGGTGCGCAGGGTCGGCTTCCTGGTCCTCGGAGCGAACCTGGGGCTCGTCGTCGCGAAGGCCGTCGTCTGGTTTCAAACGGGGAGCCTCGCGGTCGGGTCCGAGGCGGTCAACAGCCTCACGGACGTGATCTACAGCTTCGTCATCCTCGCGGGGCTCTACCTGACGACCCAGCCGCCGGATACGGACCACCCCCACGGCCACGAGCGCATCGAACCGCTCGTCTCGCTGTTCATCGCCATCGCCATCTTCGCCGCGGGCGGCGTGATCCTCTGGCAGGCCGCCCGCGCGCTGTACTCCGGGCAGGTCGCCGTCACGACCGGCCCCGCCGCGGTCGTCGTCCTCCTGGGGGCCGGCGTCGTGAAACTCGGCCTCTATCGGTACTGCCTTCGCGCCGGCAACGACTACAACTCGCCCGCGCTCGTCGCAACCGGCCTCGACAGCAGAAACGACGTCCTGACGGTCGGCGCCGCGCTCGTCGGCGTCGTCGGTGCCCGCGCGGGCTATCCCGTCCTCGATCCACTGGCCGCCGTGATCGTCTCGATCGGGATCTTCTACACCGGGTGGGAGGTCCTGCGGGACAACGTCGACTACCTCATCGGCCGCGCGCCGCCCGAGGACCTCCACGCCGAGATCGTCCGCCGGACCATCGCCCATCCCGACGTCGAGGGCGTCCACGACGTGGTCGCCCACTACGTCGGCCCCGAGATCGACGTCTCGCTGCACATCGAGGTCGAGGGCGAGCGCACCCTCCTGGAGGCCCACGAGATCGAGACGGAGATCGTTCGAGCGGTGCGCGACCTCCCCGAGATCGACGACGTGTTCGTCCACATCGACCCGAAGGAACTCGGCGAGTGGAAGGAGGACGAGGCGGCCGACCGGCTACTGGAGTTCGACGGCGACGGCTGA
- a CDS encoding HIT domain-containing protein, whose protein sequence is MEQVFAPWRIEWVERDEKNPEVDCVFCAFEAEDADRENRVVARSDHAFALLNNYPYNPGHVMVIPKRHTGEYAALPEDELLDHARLKQRTLRAIEAAFAPDGVNAGYNFGRGAGGSIEDHLHAHVVPRWEGDTNFMPVIGDTKVIVEALEETYDRLHGAFGELEGAHESDESGRAIRFG, encoded by the coding sequence ATGGAGCAGGTATTCGCCCCGTGGCGGATCGAGTGGGTCGAACGCGACGAGAAGAACCCCGAGGTCGACTGCGTGTTCTGTGCGTTCGAGGCCGAGGACGCCGACCGGGAGAACCGCGTCGTCGCCCGCAGCGACCACGCGTTCGCCCTCCTGAACAACTACCCCTACAACCCGGGTCACGTCATGGTGATCCCGAAGCGCCACACCGGCGAGTACGCGGCCCTCCCCGAGGACGAACTGCTCGATCACGCCCGGCTGAAACAGCGGACCCTGCGTGCGATCGAGGCGGCGTTCGCGCCCGACGGGGTCAACGCGGGCTACAACTTCGGCCGCGGCGCGGGCGGGTCGATCGAGGACCACCTCCACGCCCACGTCGTCCCGCGCTGGGAGGGCGATACGAACTTCATGCCGGTGATCGGCGACACGAAGGTGATCGTCGAGGCGCTCGAGGAGACGTACGACCGGCTCCACGGGGCCTTCGGGGAACTGGAGGGCGCCCACGAAAGCGACGAGAGCGGGCGGGCGATCCGGTTCGGGTAG
- the map gene encoding type II methionyl aminopeptidase, with translation MTSSRIELGSEAHENHREAGEILAQVREEAADRVEVGASHLDVAEYAEDRIRELGGEPAFPVNISIDEEAAHATPSADDDSTFGEEMINLDIGVHVDGWLADTAITVDLSGTADLAEAPEEALEAAIDLVEPGVETGDLGGTIEEVIEGYGFNPVVNLSGHGLGHWDQHTEPSIPNRAVSQSTTLEVGDVVAIEPFATDGSGKVTEGTDEEIFALEREGSVRDRGAREALEQITEEFRTLPFAARWLDTARPNMALRRLKTQGLVHGYPVLKEDDGRLVSQKEHTVIVTEDGCEVTTR, from the coding sequence ATGACCAGCAGCCGCATCGAACTGGGAAGCGAGGCACACGAGAACCACCGCGAGGCGGGCGAGATCCTCGCGCAGGTCCGCGAGGAGGCCGCCGACCGGGTGGAGGTCGGCGCGAGCCACCTCGACGTGGCGGAGTACGCCGAGGACCGCATCCGCGAACTCGGCGGCGAACCCGCCTTTCCCGTGAACATCTCGATCGACGAGGAGGCCGCCCACGCGACCCCGAGCGCCGACGACGACTCGACGTTCGGCGAGGAGATGATCAACCTCGACATCGGCGTCCACGTCGACGGCTGGCTGGCCGACACCGCGATCACCGTCGACCTCTCGGGCACCGCGGACCTCGCCGAGGCCCCCGAGGAGGCCCTGGAGGCCGCGATCGACCTCGTCGAACCGGGCGTCGAGACCGGCGACCTCGGGGGGACGATCGAGGAGGTCATCGAGGGCTACGGCTTCAACCCCGTCGTGAACCTCTCCGGACACGGCCTGGGCCACTGGGACCAGCACACCGAACCGAGCATTCCCAACAGAGCCGTCTCCCAGAGCACGACCCTCGAAGTCGGTGACGTGGTCGCGATCGAGCCGTTCGCCACCGACGGCAGCGGCAAGGTCACCGAGGGCACCGACGAGGAGATCTTCGCGCTCGAACGCGAGGGATCGGTGCGCGACCGGGGGGCACGCGAGGCCTTAGAGCAGATCACCGAGGAGTTCCGGACGCTGCCCTTCGCCGCCCGGTGGCTCGACACCGCCCGGCCGAACATGGCGCTTCGCCGCCTGAAGACCCAGGGTCTCGTCCACGGCTACCCGGTCCTGAAGGAGGACGACGGACGTCTGGTGAGCCAGAAGGAGCACACCGTCATCGTCACCGAGGACGGCTGTGAGGTGACCACTCGCTGA
- a CDS encoding isoaspartyl peptidase/L-asparaginase encodes MNVIVHGGAGSTPEEPEARGAVLDEAARTGTNSATPVDAVCAAIRVLEASPRFNAGVGGAVQSDGIGRTDAGIMTDRREAGAACSMPGVTHAVEVARKVMEETPHVLLSGVHAVDFAADYGIGVEESLWSSRTRERWDESEPPEGGPREQLAWIEDRFGETDDSEGNELDHDTAEQSSASSDPWDHDTVGAVASDGDGVAAATSTGGRWLALAGRVGDVPQIGSGFYCTPAGGASATGAGEDIARVTLSRLAVSHLEDGATPQEAADRAIAEFEEVTDSTAGVIVCDRGGETGSAYNSELMQTKALG; translated from the coding sequence ATGAACGTGATCGTCCACGGCGGTGCCGGGAGCACACCGGAGGAACCCGAGGCGAGAGGGGCGGTTCTCGACGAGGCCGCGCGAACGGGGACGAACTCGGCGACGCCGGTCGACGCGGTCTGTGCGGCGATCCGGGTTCTGGAGGCCTCCCCGAGGTTCAACGCCGGGGTCGGCGGCGCGGTCCAGAGCGATGGGATCGGCAGGACCGATGCCGGGATCATGACCGATCGCCGGGAGGCGGGCGCGGCCTGCTCGATGCCCGGCGTGACCCACGCGGTCGAGGTGGCTCGAAAAGTAATGGAGGAGACGCCCCACGTCCTGCTCTCGGGCGTCCACGCCGTCGACTTCGCCGCCGACTACGGGATCGGCGTCGAGGAATCGCTCTGGTCCTCGCGCACGCGCGAGCGGTGGGACGAATCGGAACCGCCCGAGGGTGGGCCGCGCGAGCAGCTCGCGTGGATCGAGGACCGGTTCGGCGAGACCGACGACTCTGAAGGCAATGAACTAGATCACGACACCGCTGAGCAAAGCTCAGCGAGCAGTGACCCGTGGGATCACGACACGGTGGGGGCGGTCGCCAGCGACGGCGACGGGGTGGCGGCGGCGACCTCCACCGGCGGGCGCTGGCTCGCGCTGGCCGGGCGCGTGGGGGACGTCCCCCAGATCGGAAGCGGGTTCTACTGTACCCCCGCGGGCGGCGCGAGCGCCACGGGCGCGGGCGAGGACATCGCCCGCGTGACCCTCTCGAGGCTCGCCGTCTCTCACCTGGAGGACGGGGCGACCCCACAGGAGGCGGCCGACCGCGCCATCGCCGAGTTCGAAGAGGTAACCGACTCGACGGCGGGGGTCATCGTCTGCGATCGGGGGGGCGAGACGGGCAGCGCCTACAACAGCGAGCTCATGCAAACGAAAGCCCTCGGCTGA